DNA from Gemmatimonas sp.:
TCTTCGTCGGTGAGCTTGGCCGGCTTGTCGAGAATTCGATTCGAGACGCCTAGTTTGCCGATATCGTGCAACAGGCCGGCACGGAGGGTATCACGGCACATGTCGGCGTCGGCCCCCATCGACATGGCGATTCCCACCGCATAGCGCGCGACGTTCGTTGAATGCCGAGCGGTGTACGGCGTCTTGGCGTCGATCACCGCGGCAAAGGCATACGCGATGCTGTCGAGCCGTTCGTCGGTGGCGTGCAGTGGAATACCACCCGGCTCGAGCGTCAGTACCGCCTGTTCGAGGTTCGCGCTATCGGCGAGCACAGCCCACCAGGTACGATCGCGCTTCCACGGAGCGACGAGATCGACGAGTCGCGGATCGAACCAACGGCCTCGCCGCTGACGAGTCATGTCGATCGCGGCATCGATACCGTTCTCACTCCAATACGCCTCGAGCGTCTGCGCAATCAACAAGATGCGCGACAGCAACGGGATCTCGTCACCCGCCAGTCCGACCGGATGACCAAGGCCACACCAGTGCTCGTCGACATGGGCGATCGCCTCGCTCGTGGCCCCCGGGAATCCGAGTACGAGCGCGATCTGCGCGCCGCGTTCGCATCGCGTTTGGATGATTTCACGCGTCATCGACGGCGTGCGCGCGATACGCAAGAAGTGCGACACGCGGGCGAGCGGATTCCGACCGACGCCGCAGTTCTTCGCGGTACGCATCGCGAGCCTCCAGCGATCGTGCCAATCGACCAGACGCATGTCGCGCTTCACGTCCTGATCGTCGCTGCCGAACAGCGCCGACATGCGTGCGGCGTTGCTGGAACACCCGGAATCCTTCAAGAGCGCCGCGTAGTACAGCGCTCCCATCGTCTCGTCATCAAGATGCAACTCCCGACCGAGCCGCATCGCGATCAGCGCCGTCCGGAGCGTGTGACCTGGTCGCTGTCCCTCGGTGAGATCGAGCGCATATGTCAACGCCGAGATCACTTCGGCCAGACGAATGTACGAGACGCGTAGGCCGGCGACGGGCATGGCGATGATGCGAGGGATGCGGGAGACACCGACCGACATGCGGTGCTCCACCATTCCATGACGACGACGTCCGCCGGACGGTCACCGGCGCGACCCCGATCCCGACATACCGGCAGATTCAGCGCATCGTCGGCGCGTGAATGCGGAGTAACCGTCGATTCGCGTTTTCCGGATCATGACCGAGCACCACGTGAATCCTGTCACGCGGCAACGTATTCACGGCGCGATCAGGCCACTCCACCAGCAGGACCGGCGCGCTCTCGACCACCTCATCCCACCCCAGCATCTCCAG
Protein-coding regions in this window:
- a CDS encoding HD domain-containing phosphohydrolase: MSVGVSRIPRIIAMPVAGLRVSYIRLAEVISALTYALDLTEGQRPGHTLRTALIAMRLGRELHLDDETMGALYYAALLKDSGCSSNAARMSALFGSDDQDVKRDMRLVDWHDRWRLAMRTAKNCGVGRNPLARVSHFLRIARTPSMTREIIQTRCERGAQIALVLGFPGATSEAIAHVDEHWCGLGHPVGLAGDEIPLLSRILLIAQTLEAYWSENGIDAAIDMTRQRRGRWFDPRLVDLVAPWKRDRTWWAVLADSANLEQAVLTLEPGGIPLHATDERLDSIAYAFAAVIDAKTPYTARHSTNVARYAVGIAMSMGADADMCRDTLRAGLLHDIGKLGVSNRILDKPAKLTDEEFGEIRKHPRWTWEILERVSAFNGFAQEAAQHHERLDGKGYPWKLDASQLGLLSRVLAVADVYEALTADRPYRAGLEVPVVLDIMRRDRGTAFDSQVFDAAAALAERGTFAVLAEGREDPFPQLRQEPAKFTRIASVA